The proteins below are encoded in one region of Lactuca sativa cultivar Salinas chromosome 3, Lsat_Salinas_v11, whole genome shotgun sequence:
- the LOC111881572 gene encoding aldehyde oxidase GLOX, translating to MFTNFVLFTLLALPPTTTIPLTPPQNTSGISGKWTLLHDNLGISPMHMQLLHNDKIVMFDRTDFGPSNITLPFNRCRYDPFDPMLQKDCTAHSILYDIQTNTFRPLSIQTDTWCSSGAVLADGTLVQTGGYNDGDHTVRTMVPCDDEACDWIEYHGYLTERRWYSTDQILPDGRVIIIGGRQQNNYEFYPSTLPDYFIPPLNVSSFWLDFFKTDEVISENNLYPFVHLLPDGNLFIFANIRSVVFDYNRNRVVKHLPPIPGDDPRNYPSSGSSILLPLDENTQIEPEVMVCGGAPRDAFLNIKRAREFIRAVPTCGRIKVTNENPAWEIETMPIARTMGDMVILPNGEVIIINGAGSGTAGWGNARDPVTRPVIYHPNGPPNRRFSVMQSASRPRLYNSVAILVTDGRVLVAGSNPNPFYNFTNVEFPSELSLEAFLPPYLAKEYDPLRPEIVSIDVEVMEYRKPLILMFTVLKFLKLSRVTVRIIAPSFTTHSLGMNQRMVVLKDDKNVSMVGESFMKTYSIGVFGPSTAEIAPPGYYLLYLVHAGIPSLGVWVKVQ from the coding sequence ATGTTCACCAACTTTGTCCTTTTCACGCTACTAGCCTTACCTCCAACAACCACCATACCCCTAACCCCACCGCAAAATACCTCCGGCATCAGCGGCAAATGGACTCTCCTACACGACAACCTCGGCATATCCCCCATGCACATGCAACTCCTACACAACGACAAAATTGTCATGTTTGATAGAACCGACTTCGGTCCTTCAAACATAACTCTCCCATTCAACCGATGTCGATACGATCCGTTCGATCCCATGCTCCAAAAGGACTGCACAGCTCACTCAATCCTATACGATATACAGACCAACACGTTTCGACCTTTATCTATTCAAACCGATACATGGTGCTCGTCTGGTGCAGTTCTAGCAGACGGGACCCTGGTTCAGACCGGAGGGTACAATGATGGGGACCACACGGTTCGAACCATGGTCCCATGTGATGACGAGGCATGTGATTGGATCGAGTACCATGGGTACCTCACTGAACGAAGGTGGTACTCGACCGATCAAATATTACCCGATGGACGGGTTATCATAATAGGCGGGCGACAACAAAATAATTACGAGTTTTACCCTTCGACTTTGCCGGATTACTTTATTCCCCCCCTCAATGTATCTTCTTTTTGGTTGGATTTCTTTAAAACTGATGAGGTTATAAGCGAAAATAACTTGTACCCGTTTGTCCATTTATTACCTGATGGAAACCTATTCATTTTTGCAAACATACGGTCTGTGGTGTTTGACTATAACCGAAACCGTGTAGTCAAACACCTTCCGCCAATTCCCGGGGACGACCCGCGAAACTACCCAAGCTCCGGGTCGTCTATTTTGCTTCCGTTAGATGAAAACACGCAAATCGAGCCCGAGGTCATGGTATGCGGTGGGGCCCCACGTGACGCGTTCTTGAACATAAAACGGGCCCGCGAATTCATCCGAGCAGTTCCGACTTGCGGACGGATAAAAGTCACGAATGAGAATCCTGCTTGGGAGATCGAAACGATGCCGATTGCGAGAACCATGGGTGATATGGTCATTTTGCCTAACGGAGAAGTGATTATCATAAATGGAGCCGGGTCGGGGACAGCCGGATGGGGCAACGCACGTGATCCGGTGACCCGGCCCGTTATTTACCACCCGAACGGGCCTCCGAATAGGAGATTTTCTGTGATGCAATCGGCATCGAGACCAAGACTTTATAACTCGGTTGCTATTTTGGTGACGGACGGGCGGGTTTTAGTAGCGGGTAGCAACCCGAATCCGTTTTATAACTTTACAAATGTTGAGTTTCCTTCTGAGTTAAGTTTGGAAGCGTTTTTACCACCTTATTTAGCAAAAGAATACGATCCACTGAGGCCAGAAATTGTGAGCATTGATGTTGAGGTTATGGAGTATAGGAAGCCATTGATATTGATGTTTACAGTATTGAAGTTTTTGAAGCTATCGAGAGTTACAGTGAGGATTATAGCACCATCATTCACGACACATTCATTGGGAATGAATCAGAGAATGGTGGTGTTGAAGGATGATAAGAATGTGTCGATGGTAGGAGAGTCGTTTATGAAGACTTATAGTATTGGGGTGTTTGGGCCATCAACGGCTGAGATTGCACCACCAGGGTATTATCTCTTGTATTTGGTTCATGCAGGCATACCTAGTCTTGGCGTGTGGGTAAAGGTTCAGTAG
- the LOC111881539 gene encoding mannosyl-oligosaccharide glucosidase GCS1, producing the protein MGGGDVRKTARNRIKPTTSSVSGEDHRELRNRKGLRRERGKDQLRILDVNFVLLGFTIVSSLVALFFLYHFVQFSDADDQLPRVITPFPAPKIMDLEMFQGDHKESLYWGTYRPQVYFGVRARTPESLVAGLMWLGIKDGRYFMRHVCQDADDLQTYGWNKHNGRDYGHQVLIDHGMTLTTSFLKSKVDGSGYGGDWAFRVGVQSEKLSEEMPDAAHLFFYLADEGENALSLGRSVTEIHEKSLLAFGSRSDVSDWELHLKSTDDFEIHHVGLKTPHIHNLSDMVQGILALQARNYGHLELPDTSEDSANILVYQISAKTPFKADIAFVTGTDIDDAEIQERVNSLTGTSLTSHLQKKENEFDDKFNKIFNPSDKLDFESMEVGKAAIGNLLGGIGYFYGQSKILFPQPSKHKSGGDSVLYWPAELYTAVPSRPFFPRGFLWDEGFHQLLIWRWDMHISLDIIGHWLDLMNIDGWIPREQILGAEALSKVPEEFVVQRPSNGNPPTLFLVLQDLVCGMMKNKFSATESKEISAFFERSFGRLEAWFQWFNTTQSGQHKSSYYWHGRKESQTIFELNPKTLSSGLDDYPRASHPSEEERHLDLRCWMLLAADCMHSISNQLINKQQSTNLYGDTANLLADFDLLNKMHFDKDYGAYFDYGNHTEKVRLRRQLVEKNGKPPSLELVRQVLEKPELRLVPHIGYVSLFPFIWKIIPSNSWILEKQLDIIYNNSTLWTDFGLRSLSKTSSMYMRRNTEHDPPYWRGPVWMNMNYLILSSLHHYSKEEGPYRERAELIYNELRGNLIRNVMNKYKETGYLWEQYDQKKGSGKGAHPFTGWTSLVVLIMAESYTQC; encoded by the exons ATGGGCGGAGGAGATGTCCGGAAAACCGCGAGAAACAGAATCAAACCGACTACCAGCAGTGTATCCGGAGAAGATCATCGCGAACTTCGTAACCGGAAGGGTTTGCGGAGGGAAAGAGGCAAAGATCAACTTCGCATTTTAGATGTTAATTTTGTTCTTCTAGGGTTTACTATCGTATCGTCATTGGTCGCCCTGTTTTTTCTCTACCATTTCGTTCAGTTCTCCGATGCAGACGATCAATTGCCAAGGGTTATCACACCGTTTCCTGCGCCAAAAATCATGGACCTTGAGATG TTTCAAGGAGATCATAAGGAGAGCTTATATTGGGGAACATATCGTCCTCAAGTTTATTTCGGTGTCAGAGCAAG GACTCCAGAATCTTTGGTTGCTGGATTGATGTGGCTTGGTATAAAGGATGGACGATATTTTATGCGACATGTCTGCCAAGATGCAGATGATCTTCAAACATATGGTTGGAATAAACATAATGGAAGAGACTATGGACATCAGGTTCTAATTGATCATGGGATGACATTGACCACAAGTTTCTTGAAATCCAAGGTAGATGGAAGTGGCTATGGAGGAGACTGGGCTTTTCGAGTTGGAGTGCAATCTGAAAA ATTAAGTGAAGAAATGCCAGATGCTGCACATCTTTTCTTTTATCTGGCTGATGAGGGTGAAAATGCGCTGAGCTTAGGTAGAAGTGTTACAGAAATTCATGAGAAGTCTCTGTTGGCATTTGGATCACGATCAGATGTCAGTGATTGGGAGCTACACTTAAAATCAACG GATGATTTTGAAATCCACCATGTTGGTCTCAAGACACCTCACATTCACAATCTCTCTGATATGGTCCAAGGAATTCTTGCACTACAA GCAAGAAACTATGGCCATTTGGAGCTTCCAGACACATCTGAAGATTCTGCTAACATTTTAGTTTATCAG ATCTCTGCTAAAACTCCTTTCAAAGCAGACATTGCTTTTGTAACTGGAACTGATATTGATGATGCTGAAATCCAAGAACGTGTTAACAGCCTCACTG GTACATCACTTACTAGTCATCTTCAGAAGAAGGAAAATGAATTTGATGATAAGTTCAATAAAATCTTTAATCCATCAGATAAG CTTGATTTTGAATCTATGGAAGTTGGTAAGGCTGCTATTGGAAATCTATTAGGAGGGATTGGATACTTCTATGGCCAATCAAAAATATTGTTTCCACAACCCTCTAAG CATAAATCTGGTGGTGATTCTGTATTATATTGGCCTGCTGAGCTGTACACTGCTGTTCCAAGTCGCCCATTTTTTCCTAGAGGATTCTTATGGGATGAGGGTTTTCATCAACTATTAATCTG GCGATGGGATATGCATATTTCCTTGGATATTATTGGACACTGGTTAGATCTTATGAACATTGATGGTTGGATTCCACGTGAGCAAATTTTAGGAGCTGAAGCTTTAAG TAAGGTACCTGAAGAATTTGTTGTTCAACGCCCGAGTAATGGAAATCCACCAACATTGTTTTTAGTCTTACAAG ATCTGGTTTGTGGCATGATGAAAAACAAGTTCTCTGCAACAGAAAGCAAGGAGATTTCTGCTTTTTTTGAACGGTCTTTTGGTCGTTTAGAAGCATGGTTTCAATGGTTTAATACAACACAATCAG GCCAGCATAAAAGCAGCTATTACTGGCATGGAAGAAAAGAGAGTCAAACCATCTTTGAACTAAACCCAAAG ACATTATCTTCTGGTTTGGATGATTATCCACGTGCCTCACATCCAAGTGAAGAAGAGCGCCACCTGGATCTCAGATGTTGGATGCTTCTTGCAGCCGATTGCATGCACTCCATCTCAAATCAACTTATCAACAAACAACAGTCCACCAACCTATATGGGGACACAGCCAACCTACTTGCTGATTTTGATCTTCTCAATAag ATGCACTTTGACAAAGATTATGGTGCTTATTTTGATTATGGAAATCACACAGAAAAG GTTCGATTAAGAAGACAACTAGTGGAGAAAAATGGGAAACCCCCAAGTCTAGAGCTTGTTAGACAAGTTTTAGAGAAACCAGAATTGAGACTGGTTCCACATATCGGATATGTCAGTCTTTTTCCCTTCATCTGGAAGATCATTCCATCt AACTCATGGATTCTAGAAAAACAACTCGACATTATTTACAACAACAGCACTTTGTGGACCGACTTTGGCCTGCGATCCCTCTCTAAAACAAG ctCGATGTACATGAGGCGAAATACGGAGCATGACCCACCATATTGGAGAGGCCCAGTTTGGATGAACATGAATTACTTAATTCTTTCATCCCTACATCATTATTCAAAAG AGGAAGGCCCATATAGAGAAAGAGCCGAGTTAATTTACAATGAGTTGAGGGGCAATCTGATTCG GAATGTGATGAACAAGTATAAGGAGACAGGTTATTTATGGGAACAGTATGATCAGAAAAAGGGAAGTGGGAAGGGTGCACACCCTTTTACTGGTTGGACTTCGCTGGTGGTCTTAATCATGGCAGAATCATATACTCAATGTTGA
- the LOC111881540 gene encoding pentatricopeptide repeat-containing protein At3g49710, producing MNQISSCPLHHFTQLLKTCISQRDLLTGKSLHTLYIKTVIPTSIFLSNHFILLYSKCRRLSAARNAFDVIPHPNVFSFNTIVSAYAKESQPLIAHQLFDQIPQPDIVSYNTLISAYADRGDTQPALHLFMDMRELGFDMDGFTFSAAITAACKNISLTRQLHKLAISGGFNAYTSVNNSLITYYSKNGYLEEAKSIFYDMGSNKDEVTWNSMIVAHSQHREGLKALALYREMVHLELPIDLFSFGSVLSAFTCLEDLHGGLQFHCQLIKKGFHQNTHVGSGLIDLYSKCHGGMSDCNKVFQEIMEPDIVLWNTMVSGYSQNDNLSEEALSCFIQMQREGYHPDDCTFVCVIRASSNLSSPSQGKQLHSLALKSDIPSNKISVNNALISMYSKCGNLQDARRLFDKMPEHNTVTFNSLITGYSNHGFQIEALDLFQHMLNTNISPTSITFISILSACAHTGKVEEGRKYFTLMTEKFNIEPEEEHFSCMIDLLGRAGKLDEAERLIESMPVKPSTVSWGALLGACRIHGNLELAVKAAKQCLVLDASNATPYVVLSHMYARANKWEEVGRVRQLMRDNGVKKSPGCSWIEVNKKVHVFVSEDSCHPMLKEINEFWEELLKKMKEVGYRDYGIVEEDECGKLCLDY from the coding sequence ATGAACCAAATTTCGTCATGCCCTTTACATCACTTTACTCAGTTGCTTAAAACATGCATTTCCCAGAGAGATCTCCTAACCGGAAAATCCCTCCACACCCTCTATATTAAAACCGTCATCCCTACTTCCATCTTCCTTTCCAATCACTTCATCCTCCTCTACTCCAAATGCCGCCGCCTCTCCGCGGCCCGCAACGCCTTTGATGTTATCCCACATCCAAATGTCTTCTCCTTCAACACAATCGTCTCCGCTTACGCGAAAGAATCCCAACCCCTCATTGCCCACCAGCTGTTCGACCAAATTCCTCAACCAGATATTGTGTCTTACAACACCCTCATTTCAGCTTACGCAGATCGAGGAGACACCCAGCCAGCTCTTCACTTGTTTATGGATATGCGTGAGTTGGGTTTTGACATGGATGGCTTTACATTTTCCGCTGCCATCACTGCTGCTTGTAAAAACATTTCTTTGACACGTCAGCTTCATAAATTGGCAATTTCAGGTGGCTTTAATGCTTATACTTCGGTCAATAACAGCCTCATCACGTATTATAGCAAAAATGGGTATCTGGAAGAGGCCAAATCCATTTTTTATGATATGGGTAGCAACAAAGACGAGGTGACATGGAATTCAATGATCGTGGCACATAGCCAGCATCGAGAAGGATTAAAAGCACTTGCATTGTATCGGGAAATGGTTCATTTGGAGTTACCAATTGATTTGTTTAGTTTCGGTAGTGTCTTATCTGCATTTACCTGCCTGGAAGATTTACATGGTGGGCTTCAGTTCCATTGTCAATTAATCAAGAAAGGTTTCCACCAAAATACCCATGTAGGAAGCGGATTGATTGATCTCTATTCAAAATGTCACGGTGGCATGTCAGATTGTAACAAAGTATTTCAAGAAATTATGGAACCGGATATAGTCCTATGGAACACCATGGTTTCTGGGTATTCTCAGAACGACAATCTTTCAGAAGAAGCTCTCTCTTGTTTTATACAGATGCAAAGAGAAGGTTACCACCCAGATGATTGCACCTTTGTTTGTGTAATCAGGGCAAGCTCTAATCTCTCCTCACCATCTCAAGGCAAACAGCTTCATTCTCTTGCTCTTAAATCTGACATCCCATCAAACAAAATCTCTGTAAACAATGCACTGATCTCCATGTACTCCAAATGTGGAAACTTGCAAGATGCACGCCGACTGTTTGACAAAATGCCAGAGCATAATACGGTCACATTCAACTCACTAATCACAGGCTACTCAAATCATGGGTTTCAAATAGAGGCATTGGATCTTTTCCAACACATGCTTAACACAAACATATCCCCCACAAGTATAACCTTCATATCTATCTTATCAGCATGTGCACACACAGGAAAAGTTGAAGAAGGCAGAAAGTATTTTACTTTAATGACTGAAAAGTTTAATATCGAACCAGAAGAAGAACACTTTTCATGTATGATAGATCTTTTGGGTCGAGCAGGTAAACTTGATGAAGCTGAAAGACTGATTGAGTCAATGCCGGTCAAACCTAGTACAGTCTCATGGGGTGCTTTACTTGGAGCATGTAGAATTCATGGAAATCTTGAATTAGCAGTAAAGGCAGCTAAACAATGTCTTGTTCTAGATGCTTCTAATGCAACCCCTTATGTGGTTCTATCACACATGTATGCTAGGGCTAACAAATGGGAAGAAGTGGGAAGAGTCAGACAGTTAATGAGAGACAATGGGGTGAAAAAGAGTCCGGGGTGTAGCTGGATTGAGGTAAACAAGAAAGTACATGTTTTTGTTTCAGAAGATAGTTGTCACCCCATGTTGAAGGAGATTAATGAGTTTTGGGAAGAGttgttgaagaagatgaaggaagTTGGATATAGAGATTATGGAATTGTTGAAGAAGATGAATGTGGGAAGTTGTGTTTGGATTATTGA